In a single window of the Oscarella lobularis chromosome 4, ooOscLobu1.1, whole genome shotgun sequence genome:
- the LOC136185960 gene encoding uncharacterized protein isoform X1, which translates to MKRTNSELKTKESSHKVDIVVTIEKAVLYPTDGPKEVKKRSVNPAKAQHFFHTEYRLLPTDVEATKADVVTFGSAAKVYTDSDSKVMRSWREGDLVYFSWSQKRRIEITMDLLTALFSHRVDLQIWNSKDKVSARARFDRPKALRSPQQPLLPSRTPSAIAPIPPQPEVRKSVQPPSPSPLPPKERLIKSSTPDSVGSIESPAKEKKKKGKRLKLETEKETTTLLAIPLAKLFVKNAVDVEARLERPVGPLQDARILISIGGTLMDEKQRKALNPMAICIRGATGMPDFPINWDELQRRCLPAYAQYRFYDQPVYKTIGCPQNRELLWEDVGVVLVGSIDLALLVEWLCGPPFVVEIHDRDRIFEGIKAQPVIFGDLESDEDIGTLTHSEGKTNSRRHSPYCVCTAALYRRNKIDSRSLQGALETVGSLWCSQVRSVRIIERGVPSQFIVSHLELPSTELERRTPQADRPSAATSAESQPTLAGNYLDAGSELKLKIELSYPLVASKQGTAVASGTAPVKVNIWSICLDPRINKSLPVVQCPFSRLVFAFPTAVSAKTKRLLLESVSVINAAALGLDNLPQNVAQVALSTYKLSSAQKSDPNLDVVTGFQVVDPTAHIIVLEGLHRSGIRKIWNSIPHPQPEDDDKFYRVLHNSSLVFSKRLYADLDVDLCVVQLHKPVADILAQPIVYVKDVIPQLCLQALINLDKMSKAAQLIDVSRNELFPSAEMILALGREFGVTSLEKVMEETDEARTGESKNVVRATENRKAVKTSRLWTPISNRNFAYEQALAERKTKENPNYLKQNILHTRTENTRRRPPHVRSKSDDSRLVAYNYSSQALNSTELAKNRLRRLLGQEPGSQFTYCQDFNTMTMEPAYPTWKEELHQWGMTAKREFIYPGPKTSLESNQHPGLPDEARKEELQQPWEENLLHMNKLKPTVERMRFSWPQRREDMDLLTKPMPFFGQPMPVGVHSSSGDEDDNSSQPPATDFKTHRLLAATELTSSGRKSSNQLDRLKDILKDPPSKLPLRGRNGVPNVPPLSVITEIDDERETMNRQGYHPGPFEGSSWTVEKNLIPIAGRNRRGGNSEHLDGFRLWHRSFDPVHKRPVEPLSDEERQTHLFQRRRSVEPPC; encoded by the exons ATGAAAAGAACGAACAGcgaattgaagacgaaggaaagcAGCCACAAAGTCGACATCGTTGTGACAATCGAAAAGGCCGTTCTCTATC CGACCGATGGCCCGAAGGAAGTCAAGAAACGCTCCGTGAATCCCGCCAAGGCGCAGCACTTTTTTCACACAGAATATCGCCTTTTGCCGAcggacgtcgaagcgacgaaagccGACGTGGTGACGTTCGGCAGCGCGGCGAAAGTTTACACCGACTCCGACTCGAAAGTGATGCGATCGTGGCGCGAAGGCGATCTCGTCTATTTCTCCTGGTCGCAAAA ACGTAGGATCGAAATCACTATGGATCTCCTTACGGCCTTATTTTCTCATCGAGTCGATCTTCAAATATGGAACTCCAAAGACAAAGTGTCGGCTCGCGCGAGATTCGATCGTCCCAAGGCACTTCGATCGCCCCAACAGCCCCTACTCCCCAGTCGAACGCCGTCCGCTATTGCTCCGATTCCGCCGCAACCGGAAGTGCGAAAGAGCGTCCaaccgccgtcgccgtcgccccTACCGCCTAAAGAACGACTCATAAAATCGTCCACGCCGGATAGCGTCGGTTCGATCGAATCGCCggcgaaggaaaagaagaaaaagggaaagagATTGAAATTGGAAACggaaaaggagacgacgactctTCTCGCTATTCCCCTTGCGAAGCTGTTTGTGAAaaatgccgtcgacgtcgaggcgCGACTAGAGCGTCCCGTCGGCCCCCTACAAGACGCCCGAATTCTAATCAGCATCGGCGGCACTTTGATGGacgaaaagcaaagaaaggcGCTCAATCCAATGGCAATATGTATACGAGGTGCAACCGGTATGCCCGACTTCCCCATCAACTGGGACGAATTGCAGCGCAG GTGCCTTCCCGCATACGCTCAATATCGGTTCTATGATCAGCCTGTTTACAAAACGATTGGGTGCCCTCAAAACCGGGAATTGCTTTGGGAAGACGTCGGCGTTGTACTCGTCGGATCGATTGATCTTGCTCTGCTCGTCGAGTGGCTCTGCGGTCCGCCctttgtcgtcgaaatcCACGACAGGGATCGAATATTTGAAGGAATCAAAGCACAGCCCGTCATATTCGGTGATCTGGAATCTGACGAGGACATAGGTACCCTGACCCATAGTGAAGGTAAGACAAACAGCAGAAGACACAGTCCCTATTGTGTATGTACCGCCGCTTTGTATAGGAGGAATAAGATTGACTCACGATCCCTTCAAGGGGCCCTCGAAACCGTGGGATCCTTATGGTGTAGCCAAGTTCGATCTGTCCGGATTATTGAGAGGGGAGTGCCTTCTCAATTTATCGTCTCCCATCTTGAATTGCCCTCGACCGAactcgaacgacgaacgcctCAGGCAGATCGGCCCAG CGCTGCTACATCCGCAGAATCTCAACCAACGCTCGCTGGAAATTATCTCGATGCTGGCAGCGAGCTCAAACTCAAAATCGAATTAAGTTATCCGCTCGTCGCGTCCAAGCAAGGAACAGCAGTGGCGTCTGGCACAGCACCAGTCAAAGTAAACATTTGGTCCATTTGTCTAGATCcgagaataaataaatctctCCCCGTTGTGCAGTGCCCCTTTTCCCGGCTCGTATTTGCTTTTCCAACCGCAGTAAGCGCAAAAACAAAGCGGCTTCTGTTGGAAAGCGTTAGCGTCATCAACGCCGCGGCGCTCGGTCTCGATAATCTGCCACAAAACGTCGCCCAGGTCGCTCTATCGACGTACAAATTATCGAG TGCCCAGAAAAGTGATCCAAACTTGGACGTCGTCACGGGCTTCCAAGTCGTCGATCCAACCGCGCACATCATCGTACTCGAAGGCCTGCACCGAAGTGGCATTCGTAAGATCTGGAATTCGATTCCCCATCCCCAGCCGGAGGACGACGATAAATTCTATCGAGTTCTCCACAACTCCAGCTTGGTCTTCTCCAAGCGTCTCTACGCAGacctcgacgtcgatttgtgCGTCGTGCAGCTGCATAAACCCGTCGCCGACATTCTCGCCCAGCCAATAGTGTACGTGAAGGATGTTATTCCTCAGCTTTGTCTGCAGGCACTTATCAACTTGGACAAG ATGTCCAAGGCAGCCCAGTTGATTGACGTATCGAGAAACGAATTGTTTCCTTCAGCTGAGATGATACTGGCGCTCGGTCGCGAATTCGGCGTTACGAGTCTGGAGAAAGTGATGGAAGAAACGGATGAAG cgaGGACCGGTGAAAGTAAAAACGTCGTTCGTGCTACCGAAAATCGCAAGGCCGTGAAAACATCGCGACTTTGGACGCCCATCAGCAATAGAAACTTCGCATACGAGCAGGCGTTGGCCGAAAGAAAAACCAAAGAAAATCCAAACTACCTGAAACAAAATATA CTTCACACGAGGACGGAAAATACGAGACGACGACCACCGCACGTTCGTTCCAAAAGCGACGATTCTCGGCTCGTAGCCTACAATTACAGTAGCCAAGCATTGAACTCAACTGAGCTGGCAAAGAATAGACTACGGCGTCTTCTTGGCCAG GAGCCGGGAAGCCAGTTCACCTACTGTCAAGACTTCAATACAATGACTATGGAACCGGCCTATCCCACGTGGAAAGAAGAACTTCACCAATGGGGAATGACTGCTAAAAGGGAATTCATCTATCCAGGACCAAAAACTTCGTTGGAATCGAACCAACATCCAGGACTGCCAGACGAAgccagaaaagaagaacttcAACAG ccATGGGAAGAGAATCTTTTGCATATGAACAAGCTCAAGCCAACTGTGGAAAG AATGAGATTTAGTTGGCCTCAGAGACGGGAAGACATGGACCTGTTGACGAAGCCGATGCCCTTCTTCGGCCAGCCAATGCCCGTCGGTGTACACAGCAGTTCTGGCGACGAGGATGATAATTCGAGTCAACCGCCAGCGACGGACTTCAAAACGCATCGTCTGCTCGCAGCCACCGAGTTGACGTCATCTGGTCGAAAATCAAGTAATCAGCTCGATCGCTTGAAGGACATCCTAAAAGATCCTCCAAGCAAATTGCCACTGCGAGGCAGAAACGGGGTTCCGAACGTGCCACCGTTATCAGTGATTACTGAgattgacgacgagaggGAGACAATGAATAGACAGGGCTATCACCCGGGTCCATTCGAAGGAAGCAGTTGGACAGTAGAAAAGAATCTGATACCAATTGCGGGTCGAAATCGTCGGGGAGGCAATTCCGAGCATTTGGACGGCTTCAG ATTGTGGCACCGATCTTTCGATCCCGTCCACAAGCGACCCGTCGAACCTctcagcgacgaagaacgacaGACGCATCTcttccaacgacgacgaagcgtcgaaccGCCCTGTTAG
- the LOC136185960 gene encoding uncharacterized protein FLJ43738-like isoform X5, producing MKRTNSELKTKESSHKVDIVVTIEKAVLYPTDGPKEVKKRSVNPAKAQHFFHTEYRLLPTDVEATKADVVTFGSAAKVYTDSDSKVMRSWREGDLVYFSWSQKRRIEITMDLLTALFSHRVDLQIWNSKDKVSARARFDRPKALRSPQQPLLPSRTPSAIAPIPPQPEVRKSVQPPSPSPLPPKERLIKSSTPDSVGSIESPAKEKKKKGKRLKLETEKETTTLLAIPLAKLFVKNAVDVEARLERPVGPLQDARILISIGGTLMDEKQRKALNPMAICIRGATGMPDFPINWDELQRRCLPAYAQYRFYDQPVYKTIGCPQNRELLWEDVGVVLVGSIDLALLVEWLCGPPFVVEIHDRDRIFEGIKAQPVIFGDLESDEDIGTLTHSEGKTNSRRHSPYCVCTAALYRRNKIDSRSLQGALETVGSLWCSQVRSVRIIERGVPSQFIVSHLELPSTELERRTPQADRPSAATSAESQPTLAGNYLDAGSELKLKIELSYPLVASKQGTAVASGTAPVKVNIWSICLDPRINKSLPVVQCPFSRLVFAFPTAVSAKTKRLLLESVSVINAAALGLDNLPQNVAQVALSTYKLSSAQKSDPNLDVVTGFQVVDPTAHIIVLEGLHRSGIRKIWNSIPHPQPEDDDKFYRVLHNSSLVFSKRLYADLDVDLCVVQLHKPVADILAQPIVYVKDVIPQLCLQALINLDKMSKAAQLIDVSRNELFPSAEMILALGREFGVTSLEKVMEETDEARTGESKNVVRATENRKAVKTSRLWTPISNRNFAYEQALAERKTKENPNYLKQNILHTRTENTRRRPPHVRSKSDDSRLVAYNYSSQALNSTELAKNRLRRLLGQEPGSQFTYCQDFNTMTMEPAYPTWKEELHQWGMTAKREFIYPGPKTSLESNQHPGLPDEARKEELQQPWEENLLHMNKLKPTVERSAELLRKRTSTNEI from the exons ATGAAAAGAACGAACAGcgaattgaagacgaaggaaagcAGCCACAAAGTCGACATCGTTGTGACAATCGAAAAGGCCGTTCTCTATC CGACCGATGGCCCGAAGGAAGTCAAGAAACGCTCCGTGAATCCCGCCAAGGCGCAGCACTTTTTTCACACAGAATATCGCCTTTTGCCGAcggacgtcgaagcgacgaaagccGACGTGGTGACGTTCGGCAGCGCGGCGAAAGTTTACACCGACTCCGACTCGAAAGTGATGCGATCGTGGCGCGAAGGCGATCTCGTCTATTTCTCCTGGTCGCAAAA ACGTAGGATCGAAATCACTATGGATCTCCTTACGGCCTTATTTTCTCATCGAGTCGATCTTCAAATATGGAACTCCAAAGACAAAGTGTCGGCTCGCGCGAGATTCGATCGTCCCAAGGCACTTCGATCGCCCCAACAGCCCCTACTCCCCAGTCGAACGCCGTCCGCTATTGCTCCGATTCCGCCGCAACCGGAAGTGCGAAAGAGCGTCCaaccgccgtcgccgtcgccccTACCGCCTAAAGAACGACTCATAAAATCGTCCACGCCGGATAGCGTCGGTTCGATCGAATCGCCggcgaaggaaaagaagaaaaagggaaagagATTGAAATTGGAAACggaaaaggagacgacgactctTCTCGCTATTCCCCTTGCGAAGCTGTTTGTGAAaaatgccgtcgacgtcgaggcgCGACTAGAGCGTCCCGTCGGCCCCCTACAAGACGCCCGAATTCTAATCAGCATCGGCGGCACTTTGATGGacgaaaagcaaagaaaggcGCTCAATCCAATGGCAATATGTATACGAGGTGCAACCGGTATGCCCGACTTCCCCATCAACTGGGACGAATTGCAGCGCAG GTGCCTTCCCGCATACGCTCAATATCGGTTCTATGATCAGCCTGTTTACAAAACGATTGGGTGCCCTCAAAACCGGGAATTGCTTTGGGAAGACGTCGGCGTTGTACTCGTCGGATCGATTGATCTTGCTCTGCTCGTCGAGTGGCTCTGCGGTCCGCCctttgtcgtcgaaatcCACGACAGGGATCGAATATTTGAAGGAATCAAAGCACAGCCCGTCATATTCGGTGATCTGGAATCTGACGAGGACATAGGTACCCTGACCCATAGTGAAGGTAAGACAAACAGCAGAAGACACAGTCCCTATTGTGTATGTACCGCCGCTTTGTATAGGAGGAATAAGATTGACTCACGATCCCTTCAAGGGGCCCTCGAAACCGTGGGATCCTTATGGTGTAGCCAAGTTCGATCTGTCCGGATTATTGAGAGGGGAGTGCCTTCTCAATTTATCGTCTCCCATCTTGAATTGCCCTCGACCGAactcgaacgacgaacgcctCAGGCAGATCGGCCCAG CGCTGCTACATCCGCAGAATCTCAACCAACGCTCGCTGGAAATTATCTCGATGCTGGCAGCGAGCTCAAACTCAAAATCGAATTAAGTTATCCGCTCGTCGCGTCCAAGCAAGGAACAGCAGTGGCGTCTGGCACAGCACCAGTCAAAGTAAACATTTGGTCCATTTGTCTAGATCcgagaataaataaatctctCCCCGTTGTGCAGTGCCCCTTTTCCCGGCTCGTATTTGCTTTTCCAACCGCAGTAAGCGCAAAAACAAAGCGGCTTCTGTTGGAAAGCGTTAGCGTCATCAACGCCGCGGCGCTCGGTCTCGATAATCTGCCACAAAACGTCGCCCAGGTCGCTCTATCGACGTACAAATTATCGAG TGCCCAGAAAAGTGATCCAAACTTGGACGTCGTCACGGGCTTCCAAGTCGTCGATCCAACCGCGCACATCATCGTACTCGAAGGCCTGCACCGAAGTGGCATTCGTAAGATCTGGAATTCGATTCCCCATCCCCAGCCGGAGGACGACGATAAATTCTATCGAGTTCTCCACAACTCCAGCTTGGTCTTCTCCAAGCGTCTCTACGCAGacctcgacgtcgatttgtgCGTCGTGCAGCTGCATAAACCCGTCGCCGACATTCTCGCCCAGCCAATAGTGTACGTGAAGGATGTTATTCCTCAGCTTTGTCTGCAGGCACTTATCAACTTGGACAAG ATGTCCAAGGCAGCCCAGTTGATTGACGTATCGAGAAACGAATTGTTTCCTTCAGCTGAGATGATACTGGCGCTCGGTCGCGAATTCGGCGTTACGAGTCTGGAGAAAGTGATGGAAGAAACGGATGAAG cgaGGACCGGTGAAAGTAAAAACGTCGTTCGTGCTACCGAAAATCGCAAGGCCGTGAAAACATCGCGACTTTGGACGCCCATCAGCAATAGAAACTTCGCATACGAGCAGGCGTTGGCCGAAAGAAAAACCAAAGAAAATCCAAACTACCTGAAACAAAATATA CTTCACACGAGGACGGAAAATACGAGACGACGACCACCGCACGTTCGTTCCAAAAGCGACGATTCTCGGCTCGTAGCCTACAATTACAGTAGCCAAGCATTGAACTCAACTGAGCTGGCAAAGAATAGACTACGGCGTCTTCTTGGCCAG GAGCCGGGAAGCCAGTTCACCTACTGTCAAGACTTCAATACAATGACTATGGAACCGGCCTATCCCACGTGGAAAGAAGAACTTCACCAATGGGGAATGACTGCTAAAAGGGAATTCATCTATCCAGGACCAAAAACTTCGTTGGAATCGAACCAACATCCAGGACTGCCAGACGAAgccagaaaagaagaacttcAACAG ccATGGGAAGAGAATCTTTTGCATATGAACAAGCTCAAGCCAACTGTGGAAAGGTCAGCTGAGCTTCTTCGAAAGAGGACCTCGACG AATGAGATTTAG